A stretch of the Xyrauchen texanus isolate HMW12.3.18 chromosome 20, RBS_HiC_50CHRs, whole genome shotgun sequence genome encodes the following:
- the LOC127660279 gene encoding aspartate aminotransferase, cytoplasmic-like: MSIFAEVPEAAPVAVFKLSADFREDQNPNKVNLGVGAYRTDECQPWVLPVVRKVEKIIAEDHSLNHEYLPILGLPEFRSSASKIALGDDSPAIKENRVGAVQCLGGTGALKIGAEFLRRWYNGTDNTKTPVYVSAPTWENHNAVFSNAGFEDIRPYKYWAAEKRGLDLAGFLGDLESAPDHSIFVLHACAHNPTGTDPTQEQWKQIAEIMKRKNLFAFFDSAYQGFASGNLEKDAWAIRYFVSLGFELFCAQSFSKNFGLYNERVGNLTIVGKDQENVNRVLSQMEKIVRITWSNPPSQGARLVAITLNSPELFAEWKDNVKTMADRVLLMRAQLKEKLIALGTPGIWEHITEQIGMFSFTGLNPKQVEYMVKEKHIYLMASGRINMCGLTSKNIDYVAESIHEAVTKVQ, from the exons ATGTCGATATTTGCTGAAGTCCCGGAGGCTGCCCCTGTCGCAGTATTTAAGCTGTCAGCAGATTTCCGTGAAGATCAAAATCCAAACAAGGTGAATCTAGGAGTCGGAG CATACAGGACAGATGAATGTCAGCCCTGGGTTTTACCTGTGGTGAGAAAAGTGGAGAAGATAATCGCTGAAGATCATAGTTTGAACCACGAGTACCTGCCCATCCTGGGCCTGCCGGAGTTTCGTTCCAGCGCATCTAAGATCGCCCTGGGTGATGACAGTCCTGCCATCAAGGAGAACAGG GTAGGAGCTGTACAGTGTTTAGGTGGTACTGGTGCTCTCAAGATTGGAGCAGAGTTTCTTCGGCGGTGGTACAATGGAACCGACAACACAAAAACTCCAGTTTATGTGTCTGCACCCACATGGG AGAACCATAATGCAGTTTTCTCTAACGCTGGATTTGAGGATATCCGACCGTACAAATATTGGGCCGCAGAGAAGCGTGGACTTGATCTGGCAGGTTTTCTGGGTGACCTTGAG AGTGCGCCTGATCACTCCATCTTTGTGCTGCATGCTTGTGCTCACAACCCCACTGGTACTGACCCCACCCAGGAACAATGGAAGCAGATCGCTGAAATAATGAAG CGGAAGAATCTATTTGCCTTCTTTGATTCAGCCTATCAGGGTTTTGCCTCAGGAAATTTAGAGAAGGATGCTTGGGCTATTCGCTACTTTGTGTCCCTGGGTTTTGAATTGTTCTGTGCCCAGTCATTCTCCAAGAACTTTGGCCTGTACA ATGAGAGAGTGGGGAACCTGACCATTGTAGGCAAAGACCAAGAGAATGTAAACCGTGTATTGTCTCAAATGGAGAAGATTGTTCGAATTACATGGTCCAACCCTCCATCCCAGGGTGCACGTCTGGTTGCCATCACACTCAACAGCCCTGAACTCTTTGCTGAATG GAAGGACAACGTAAAGACAATGGCAGATAGGGTCCTGTTGATGCGTGCTCAGCTGAAGGAAAAACTGATAGCCCTTGGAACTCCAGGAATCTGGGAGCACATCACTGAACAGATTGGCATGTTCAGCTTCACAGGACTGAACC CTAAGCAGGTGGAGTATATGGTGAAGGAAAAGCACATTTATCTAATGGCGAGCGGTCGCATCAACATGTGCGGCCTCACCTCCAAGAACATTGACTATGTTGCTGAGTCCATTCATGAGGCTGTCACTAAAGTCCAATAA